In Clostridium sporogenes, one genomic interval encodes:
- the dtd gene encoding D-aminoacyl-tRNA deacylase encodes MRAVVQRVISSKVEVDGKVIGSIGKGLNVLLGISREDTEEDIKYLKEKIINLRIFEDENEKLNKSLLDIGGDIIIVSQFTLYGDCRKGRRPSFVEALGGEEAYILYNKFVESIKKEVNNVATGEFGADMKVYIENDGPVTILLDSKKTF; translated from the coding sequence TTGAGAGCGGTAGTTCAAAGAGTTATATCTTCTAAAGTAGAAGTAGATGGAAAAGTTATAGGAAGTATAGGCAAAGGATTAAATGTTCTTTTAGGAATATCAAGAGAAGATACAGAAGAGGATATAAAATATTTAAAAGAAAAAATAATAAATTTAAGAATATTTGAAGATGAAAATGAAAAATTAAACAAATCCTTATTAGATATAGGTGGAGATATAATAATCGTTTCTCAATTTACCTTATATGGAGATTGTAGAAAAGGAAGAAGACCGAGTTTTGTAGAAGCTTTAGGAGGAGAAGAAGCTTATATATTATATAATAAGTTTGTAGAATCAATAAAAAAAGAAGTAAACAATGTAGCAACTGGAGAATTTGGAGCGGATATGAAGGTTTATATAGAAAATGATGGTCCAGTTACAATACTTTTGGATAGTAAAAAGACATTTTAA
- a CDS encoding MBL fold metallo-hydrolase produces MDIKTIPVGIYNANCYLLIDQDKCAIIDPGGDPEDIIKTIEDNSLMPQFILLTHGHIDHVGGVEAIKDKYNIPFYINKKDEDLIKEAGYIFGNFGKYKNADEYLVEGKVFQLGNLKIKAIETPGHSPGGMSFLVNNVIFTGDTLFRESIGRSDFIGGSHNTLINSIQSKIVVLEPDIYVLPGHGPESTVGYEKDNNPFF; encoded by the coding sequence ATGGATATAAAAACAATACCTGTTGGTATATATAATGCGAATTGTTATTTGTTAATAGACCAAGATAAATGTGCAATTATAGATCCAGGTGGAGACCCAGAGGATATAATAAAGACTATAGAAGACAATAGTTTAATGCCACAATTTATTTTACTAACTCATGGACATATAGATCATGTAGGCGGGGTAGAGGCAATAAAAGATAAATACAATATACCTTTTTATATAAACAAAAAAGATGAGGATCTAATTAAAGAGGCAGGATATATATTTGGAAATTTCGGTAAATACAAAAATGCAGATGAGTATTTGGTAGAAGGAAAGGTGTTTCAATTAGGGAATTTAAAGATAAAGGCTATAGAAACTCCAGGACATAGTCCAGGTGGTATGAGTTTTTTAGTGAATAATGTTATATTTACAGGAGATACATTGTTTAGAGAGTCTATTGGAAGAAGTGATTTTATCGGAGGAAGTCATAATACATTAATAAATAGTATTCAAAGCAAGATAGTTGTGTTAGAACCTGATATATATGTATTACCAGGCCATGGACCAGAATCTACAGTAGGTTATGAGAAAGACAACAATCCATTTTTTTAA